The following are from one region of the Syngnathus acus chromosome 19, fSynAcu1.2, whole genome shotgun sequence genome:
- the fbrs gene encoding autism susceptibility gene 2 protein homolog isoform X3, whose amino-acid sequence MEGPSRSTASRQSRRSRSQRDRERRRRTVNLPEERATSLSSGSDREDRGATKVLGPGEKEGRPGFGRHRPPRRRKRESVSCEEDIIDGFAIASFVSLEALEMDCSMKPGQHNDMLGRRNKGKRGPEENGGGPLSEPEEGVPHSYSSSCWNKCRNKRRKLEGHPLETGYICDTESDAGDKASDHDMDPVFTVSTRKVVEPPPSTVDKSCSGMPARSGVPRLMVTPRVSGLERSQEKSLDSHYPEAVSSSTSSASFSRLPSRSPASAAGPVPRPGSVNVNGGRHHNGSPPLSKPKPFLTLPGRSHTLYNRSNTPVKPPSVASSSSSMRPPTPSTSVSMSYIRGAGSSGPHRPPSRANSGALFTSSPGLPPPPPLLQGPSHSSAADQEMLRQNLNSHFLNAQEREGRRSAPGAEGSNAAAGRSTPGGASASSSTPGSTGRTSQNQPSVQPLAYQFHQHNHQHQHTHTHQHFTPFLHPTATAPPLFDKYPGKMDGLYRHPFFPQYPPPPSVPNIQPVIPPTGPFSSLQGAFQPKPLVPQGTGPDLSARLGVVPHHMQPKDHRLTDPFGTSLKISNKPGKWCAMHVYVAWMILSHQKKVKLMQADPHKLDFRSDLLARLPGAGGLGPMGPMGGPLPPSHDLTRPPGLFSATGAVNPSSAPFIAPSAPHSSFLAPPAHLDPYGRSPPFTPLGALGSSAFGGLGSPTLAGSMFGPKDSPANVVGSLSNASNHHDAWNRLHGTPAGFPAGPSWAKGSDKRDERDRAKDAERRDIPHIKDEKDRDNTLYGRPPVRMSPVAPSFKPRSSTPVSHINGHSSSLGPGGGPAEDTTRSLNRDRERERDRDGEKRPLPTVSSRGLPHGSSTLVADRDRPRSSSSSVLNTPPPASRSAQSPLDLYPRQLGPAVHVHHNEHPQRDGPHPTSSAASASVTSLSQAKKSDRTMTPVSKPPLVLAPVKVKEERKEEPEHIPISLPAPLPNNAFDRPNSHPHNHSSGTPSSSLSLTPTPGVPLPPPTPNPPSHLTLLDRSRALEAYLGSAAGSGLVMGPGGDRFAHGPPQGPPQGPHSFTWDPWRELAAQQHQQHRREAMALRSDPHLSLRSDPHLARLLQHQRFLEAERAAAVAHHPSTSAASSHAVRQELALMAHHFDRPHQLGPPGGGLMDEEQRAQILREDFERARFFGMHPHLPPGSHLSSPSHAATAAHLEQLHPGLLSHHLPPGAAAAAASQHHASLYSRLGPLNAHHVPNGILAKTPAGLVGALSMGAPPPLIPSIASRSSTPPRGSRLMGPGELTLFGAHKDGESR is encoded by the exons ATGGAGGGTCCGAGCCGAAGCACTGCATCTAGGCAGAGCCGCCGCTCCCGTTCCCAGCGCGACAGGGAGCGGCGGCGGAGGACAGTCAACCTGCCTGAGGAACGGGCCACGTCCCTGTCGTCGGGCTCTGATCGGGAGGATCGCGGGGCCACTAAGGTCCTCGGACCGGGGGAGAAAGAGGGCCGGCCAGGTTTTGGTCGACACAGACCCCCGCGTCGGAGAAAGAGGGAGTCGGTGTCGTGTGAGGAAGACATCATCGATGGCTTCGCTATTGCCAGCTTTGTGAGCTTGGAGGCGTTGgag ATGGACTGCTCTATGAAGCCAGGCCAGCACAACGACATGCTGGGAAGGAGGAACAAGGGCAAGAGGGGTCCGGAGGAGAATGGCGGGGGGCCGCTGTCCGAGCCGGAGGAAGGCGTTCCGCACAGCTACTCCAGCAGCTGTTGGAACAAGTGTAGGAACAAGAGGAGGAAGCTCGAG GGACACCCGTTGGAGACTGGCTATATT TGTGACACGGAGAGCGATGCTGGAGACAAG GCCTCGGACCATGACATGGATCCAGTGTTCACCGTCAGCACCCGAAAAG ttgTTGAGCCTCCGCCCTCAACTGTGGACAAAAGCTGCTCGGGCATGCCGGCGCGGAGTGGCGTCCCACGCTTGATGGTGACGCCCAGAGTTTCCGGCCTGGAGCGGAGTCAGGAGAAAAGCCTTGATTCGCATTACCCGGAGGCCGTTTCGTCTTCTACCTCTTCCGCCTCCTTCTCCCGCCTGCCCTCCCGCTCCCCGGCCTCGGCGGCAGGGCCGGTTCCCAGGCCCGGCTCTGTCAACGTTAACGGCGGGCGGCACCACAACGGCAGCCCTCCGCTGTCCAAACCGAAGCCCTTCCTCACCTTGCCGGGACGCTCTCACACCCTTTACAACAg GAGCAACACTCCAGTCAAACCTCCGTCTGTTgcatcatcttcatcttccaTGCGCCCTCCAACTCCCTCCACCAGTGTCTCCATGTCCTACATCCGGGGCGCAGGGTCCTCGGGGCCCCACCGACCCCCATCGCGAGCCAACTCGGGGGCTTTGTTTACTTCCTCACCAGGCCTGCCTCCCCCTCCGCCTCTACTACAGGGCCCCTCCCACTCTTCAGCAGCAG ACCAGGAAATGCTGCGGCAGAATTTAAACTCTCACTTCCTGAACGCACAAGAGCGCGAGGGCCGACGCAGCGCTCCCGGGGCCGAAGGTAGTAACGCCGCCGCGGGTCGCTCCACTCCCGGCGGGGCGTCGGCGTCCAGTTCCACGCCTGGATCCACGGGTCGGACGTCGCAGAACCAGCCCAGCGTCCAACCGCTGGCTTACCAGTTCCATCAGCACAACCACCAGCACCAGCATACGCACACGCACCAACATTTCACGCCTTTCCTGCACCCCACGGCCACCGCACCGCCCCTG TTTGATAAGTATCCTGGCAAAATGGATGGGCTGTACCGGCATCCT TTCTTCCCGCAATACCCGCCGCCGCCCTCAGTGCCCAACATCCAGCCTGTGATTCCTCCCACCGGGCCTTTTAGCTCCCTGCAAGGAGCATTTCAGCCAAAG CCTCTTGTCCCTCAGGGAACCGGTCCGGATCTTAGCGCTCGCCTCGGGGTCGTGCCGCACCACATGCAGCCCAAAGATCACCGG CTAACTGATCCATTCGGGACATCGTTGAAAATCAGTAAT AAACCTGGAAAATGGTGTGCTATGCATGTATATGTGGCCTGGATGATCCTGAGCCATCAGAAGAAAGTAAAG cTGATGCAGGCTGATCCTCACAAGTTGGACTTCCGCAGTGACCTGCTGGCTCGTCTTCCTGGAGCCGGTGGACTCGGCCCAATGGGCCCCATGGGAGGACCCCTGCCTCCAAGTCACGACTTGACCAGACCTCCCGGTCTCTTCTCAGCGACAG GTGCAGTCAATCCGTCCTCGGCACCTTTCATCGCCCCATCAGCGCCGCACTCGTCTTTCCTCGCCCCACCTGCACATTTGG ACCCGTATGGCCGATCTCCACCCTTTACCCCGCTGGGAGCCCTCGGTTCCAGTGCCTTTGGAGGACTGGGAAGCCCAACACTTG CAGGCTCCATGTTCGGTCCTAAGGACTCACCTGCCAACGTGGTGGGAAGCTTATCCAACGCTTCCAACCACCACGATGCATGGAACCGACTCCACGGCACGCCGGCAGGCTTCCCGGCGGGCCCCAGCTGGGCCAAAGGAAGCGACAAGCGAGACGAGAGGGACCGCGCCAAGGACGCCGAGCGGAGAGACATACCACACATCAAAGATGAAAAGGACAG AGACAACACGCTGTATGGCCGTCCACCTGTCAGGATGTCTCCTGTGGCGCCGTCCTTTAAGCCCCGCAGTAGCACCCCGGTCTCCCACATCAACGGCCACAGCAGCTCCCTGGGCCCAGGAGGCGGGCCTGCTGAGGACACGACTCGCAGTCTCAACAGAGACCGAGAACGCGAGCGGGACAGAGACGGGGAAAAGAGGCCGCTGCCGACAGTGTCTTCACGAGGGCTTCCCCATGGCTCTTCCACTTTAGTagcagacagagacagaccgcgctcttcctcctcctccgtgcTCAACACTCCCCCGCCTGCCAGCCGCTCTGCCCAATCACCACTGGACCTTTACCCCCGCCAGCTCGGCCCGGCAGTACACGTCCATCACAATGAACACCCCCAAAGAGACGGCCCCCATCCCACTTCCTCGGCGGCTTCTGCCTCCGTCACTTCTTTATCTCAGGCCAAGAAGTCTGATCGGACCATGACGCCCGTCTCCAAGCCGCCCCTGGTCCTGGCGCCGGTTAAAGTGAAGGAGGAGCGCAAAGAGGAGCCGGAGCACATCCCCATCTCCCTGCCTGCCCCGCTACCCAACAACGCTTTTGACCGCCCCAACAGCCACCCACACAACCACAGTTCTGGTACGCCCTCATCTTCTCTTTCACTGACTCCCACTCCGGGTGTTCCCCTCCCTCCGCCCACTCCCAACCCGCCTTCCCATCTTACCTTGTTGGATCGCTCCCGGGCCCTTGAAGCCTATTTGGGTAGCGCGGCAGGGTCCGGTTTGGTAATGGGCCCGGGTGGGGATCGTTTCGCCCATGGGCCACCTCAGGGACCACCGCAAGGTCCCCACAGCTTCACCTGGGATCCCTGGAGAGAGCTTGCAGCCCAGCAGCATCAGCAACATCGAAGGGAGGCAATGGCACTTCGTTCCGACCCGCACCTCAGCCTGCGTTCGGATCCCCACCTGGCGCGGCTCCTCCAGCACCAGCGCTTCCTGGAAGCGGAAAGGGCTGCGGCTGTTGCTCACCACCCTTCTACGTCCGCTGCCTCCAGCCATGCGGTCCGCCAGGAGCTCGCCCTCATGGCCCACCACTTCGACCGGCCTCACCAACTAGGACCGCCGGGAGGGGGCCTGATGGACGAGGAGCAGCGTGCACAAATCCTGCGGGAAGACTTTGAGCGGGCGCGCTTCTTCGGCATGCACCCCCATCTTCCGCCAGGCTCTCACCTCTCCAGCCCCTCTCATGCTGCTACCGCTGCTCACCTGGAGCAGCTGCACCCTGGCCTTCTGTCCCACCACCTGCCTCCAGGGGCCGCCGCAGCCGCCGCCTCCCAACATCACGCGTCTCTATACTCGCGTCTGGGCCCACTTAACGCACACCACGTGCCCAACGGCATTCTGGCAAAAACGCCCGCGGGTTTGGTGGGGGCTCTGTCAATGGGGGCGCCGCCGCCTCTTATTCCGTCCATTGCCAGCCGGTCGTCCACGCCGCCCCGTGGTTCCAGACTGATGGGCCCCGGCGAGCTGACGCTGTTCGGCGCCCACAAAGACGGAGAGTCCAGATAG